The genomic stretch TAACCAGAGGCTTCAGGGTAAAAAAACATATTCTTATCAGtttattacttttaaaaaaatgctaattagTCTTAACTGATTTCACTGGATAATCTATTTCTGACTGCAAAAATAGGTTTCTTtgtgaagttttttttgtgaaaaaactttagcataaagaacaataaaattgattaaatattCAAAACTATTATGTCTGGGGTAGGTGTAGTAACAAACAATgtattttcaattcaaattaTGGGGGCCAGTTgactcatgaaaaaaaaaaggtctcaaCAGCAGTccaaaacttgttttgttttcacacattcaaaaaataaatgtatttttgttttcaggTCATTTTCATAGAAAGAGCACAAAtcattaacataaaaaaatttagCAAGAGAGATTATTCGTGTTCTTGTTAGGATTGGCATGGGGATCATCATCCTAAATTCttggccaacttttttttttttaacatacagttcgtTGCGTCCtgctgggtacaattaattgaaaataatgtcgtTTTCccgctgagtgtgcattatcatcaccaagttgctgTTGTccatgtagacgctacaatataatgtttttttaatgaccaataaaagtcacttgccctaaaccttTCTTGAATGatgtagccattaatattttttttttttttttttttttttaaataaaaacaactagagcaaagacagGAGATTAAGaggctcacctgcatattgaaaaaatatatatatattaggggtgtgacaattcaAGTCACCGTTCAGTACGTACCACAGTATGGGTGTCATGGTTCGATGCGGGTTCAGTGTATTGTTACACTCTTAGATAGGGGAAATtagaaacaaaaattgaaaaaagtgtgaagtatttatttatttgttttaatgaaaaaaatagttcaattcaatcaattaatataaacatctttgatgtgaaagatgttaaagACTGTATAATGTAATCATGTGTAGAACATGAACTGTAACGTCAGTTACCTTGCTGAGtatctaattactcttacaatgaggtaatggAGTTACTAacttaattactttttgagagaagtcatttgtaaaattgtcaagtcaaattacttttttaaagtaagattaccaaCACTGTGTTGGAAGGTCTGAACAGGTGGGGGTGGGTTAGGGAGTGATTTCCAAAGGGAGAGGCAGCAACAGAGAAGGCTGCATGTTATTTGTGGGGGCAGTGCGAGGGTGTTTCCATTAGATGGGCGGAGGTGACTGGAGGGGATAGAGGAGGTTTGTGAGGGGcagttacatggcgactctgcaacACCGACACACAATGACTGTATTGCGGAATGGCCTCTCCTTCATATGGTGTTGGtgaaaacggaaggcgaagacacaAACCATTTAATCcgggctccaaagtggaaggattcgatTGAGGGGGCTTGCTCTGTATCCATATCAATGGAAAGCTCCCGCGACGATAacatcagcactcgcacacatcACATTGGGGGTACGCAGccatgctactaaacattaaaaacagcaaatatagcagaacgtcggctttaattgactgtttttagaatatttttaatttaaatatgttgaatgtttccatttttgtgccttttggagaaaaaaaatgccattacctggagtgggcgggtatgttgtcttccgggctgaagaggttgttggggtcaaagtgcatcattggctgtcgccttgtaaatttgcattgccccctagggcctggcaggaatactacatcattttcacacggaattgcgacattgttcgaatggagatggaaccatataaatgcaaaaatgaaatttttcgtattctctgagagtcaccatgtaaacgcccCCTTAGTTACTCAATGCTTTGTAGATATGTAATGGGAAGCCAGTGCGCGTTTGCGAAGCACAGGGGTTATGTGATCTTGATAGTGGGTAGGGGTGAGAAGGCATTCAGCAGGTTTGGTTATATTGTAGTTTATTAAGGAGTTTGGATGGAGAACCcaggtttggtctcaaaattggtagggacgctataacagcataacctgcatgtacactttttgctgggtacgcgacattaataagaccaaagagattgggtacatttctcaaaaacAGCTGGTTCCTacataaaaaaaagttaacagtaTTTTCAgagggagaaagtcatttttcaaaatgcttgcctAATATTAAGGAAATTTAGAGTGGTGctgcttttaaattttttttttttgttttttttttgagggggggtaaTATGTGCATAggctgtaaatatatatatatatatatatatatatatatatatatatatatatatatatatatatatatatattttaatgatgtaaaaaaaaacattttaattaatgaataaatgcacaaaatgcacagttgaattaatattaacagtacaaaatatacaggaagacacctctctaagcagctttctactcgagctttacaggttagcaagttcacacagtttaatgttatgcagaCTCTGATGCTGGTTGGACTTTTAGGAGCAAAattattagtggtgtgttccccacctccacaacattgacatctttttacattacttacagtggctgctgctgctggctggaaaaaaaacgtctaatatccctcctcttcaaagggaacGGTGGAGGTAGCATACTGACATGCATTTCtgtcgggattgtgtgaatgtgggggttctagtcatctaccaatcaaacgtgcgtttgagggaaaaaaatggactggcactacTAAAtaacaagtgaaaaggggtaaatgtaagtctgaacataatgaaagtaattcactgtataatggtagggtcaattctatcctaacaatatatgggaagacaatctaaattacctttacAGCTGAAgtcattgtataatgcaaataaggttgcttaaaagttggtggggacaatttgagcatcctaaaaagttggtagtgttatgtccctacgcaaacctacgcccttgggagAACCGAAGAGAATGCTGTTGCAGTAGTCAAGTCAGGAAGTCATGCATAGAAGGTGAGGGAGGGGCGAAGACCGGGGTATGTTCTTGAAATGCTGTAAATCTTTTACTTGACAAAAACGTTGGCAGTTAACATAATACTTGCACACTCGTGGTACACTACAACCGAATTTAATTTGACCAGCAAAGGTTGCAGTAACATCCCAGTCAACGGACATTTACTCAAAATTAACGGGTCGCTCTCACTCTATAGCGCAGAACTAGATAAGTTGCCACCCTGAGGATAGTGAAGAAAACTCCTAAGATAATGAAATCAATGTAGATCTTGCCTTCGGCCACATCCAGCATTTGCAGAATGTTTTTGGGTTCTTCAAAGTTGCAAACCTTCTCCTTACATTCCAGATTTTTGCGATCCAACCCGTAGATGGAGAGGAGCACTCCCTCGAAGCCATACCTAAATAGAATTACTTCATTTCTGTAAATGCAAAACAGAAGAAAATATCCGAAGAAAATATCGAATTCAACATACCTGACATAGGAAGTGTAAGAGGTCCACCGAAGATAAAAAGGAATGCTTTGGAAACTGATGAAAAATCCCGAGAACAAGACGATGGGAATGGCTGTGATCGGCCCGGCAAAGGTGGCGACCTGCGAGGTGGTGTTATGATGCATTTGTAGGGGAGGGTGAACCACATTTTTCATCAACTCATTCGAGAGTGAGGACAGGATAGACTAGGGTACGGCAGGGTACTTACCTGCAGTGACGGAGATGCTGCCCCTATGAGCAGCCCCAGTGACTGAGCGACCAGAGCGACTGATGTAGAAAAGGAGACAAAGAACAAGAGGCGAACGGCCTCTGGAggctggctcgtcatccagtacACAATAGTGCAGTACATGATTGGACAGGTCATCTGGAAACGAGATTGGAAATGAGGATCGATTATCTCCATAAAGACTATCGTGAAAACTTATTACCTGAATGGGTACATCCGCACATGTTTTCGCCAGATAGTATGCATGTAGGGTGTACCAGGAGTTTAAGTGCTCCCTGATAATCACGGACATTTCCAAAGGAACTGTGGAAACAAAGCGGAACAATGGCAGTCGGTCATTTCCAATTTAAGCAGAACAGTCCAAATTTCCCTTACAGGTGAGAATGGTGGGCATCAGGGCGGCGAACACGAGGAACAACAGGGAGAAGAAAAGGTAGGCGGTGTTGTCCATGGCAAAGTTGGCATTGTTTCCGATGTCGAAGTAAAGCAGGCCGATCAGGAGTCCCATCACCATGTGGGAGGTCAACCTCCTGGAGGTCAGCATCTTCACAACACACATGAAGAAAAACTCAATTCCAAATTCCAgttggaatattttttttcagcattTGTCTTTTTATTTACCTTGTCTCTGTGTATCACTGTCAGGTTCCTTTTAAACAGGATGGAGAATTGTTTGAACATACTTGTGGCAAACTTCGGCAATTCAACGGGCGTTAGCTCCTGTGGCAACATAAGTGAGCAACATGTTGTAGAGCCACATTTATTTGACGCAAGGCACATGGTAAAGAATCGCGTACCGATTCCAAATCCGTGGCGGAACCCTGGTTGTCCTCTACGCTCTTCTCACAGCACGGGCTGCTTTGAGCGGCCTGACATAACACGGCTTGCATGTCCCCTTGCGTTCTCGTCGCCAGCTCTATGACTGCAGGTGTAAATCGGGTCAGTAACAACATGCACTAAAGTTAGTCACGTTCATTACGTAAGATTGAAACGGAAACTTGAAGCACTCACTGAAATCCGCTGGATTGTGATAGTTTGGGCAATGAAGGTTGAGGGTGGTCAGGTGAGGGATGAGGTGAGAGGCTGTGCCTCTGTATATACATTGGCCTTGGCTGAGAATGAACAGCTAGATGGGAGAGAACACTGTTTAATCTAGGCTGATCTCACTGGCGATGATATTGAAGTTTACCTTATCAAACATCTGAAAGCGGAAGCTGCTGGGCTGATGAATAGTGCAGATGATTGTCCGGCCTCCGTTAGCCAGACATTTCAGGAGAGAGATGACTTGGATGGATGTTGCACTGTCCAAACCACTGAGAATACAAATATTGTTGCATGTCATGTTGCAACTATTATTATAACTAATGTATCCATCGCTCAAGTTCTTGGTTGACTGCTTTCTTACCTTTTGATCTTCATTAGTTGGAAGCAGAGTTGTCAGTAACACGTTACTTAGTAATgcataatctgattacttttgttcagtaacgagcaatctaatgcgtccatttttccaaaccagtaatctgattaaagttagtttccttagtgcctgAGCgttacttttgttgttgttgcctcataatgtatgtaaaatgaagaatactgtagtcatgtacgaagagcatttgaatagaaaatattgctcttgagtttgggagtgacctcACATCTCATGTTTTCGatgctaacagtgaaaggcaggagaGATGCCACAAACGGCTGTATTTattcactggaaacacagccattacttgaCATTTCTgttcagtaaagatgacaaaaatatgtcCGTGtgttgcaaactttgcgctggctccaaAAGACTGTCAACCGCTAAAAACTCAAACATCCAATTCAAGGAAccccttggaattacagcacaacgcgacaaaacttCGAAACAGAGCCttcagacagccagcacttctacagtttgtaaccagccttcacgtacattttatagttacagtttgtaaccctaggcagagtttgacttttgtgggaggggggaggcaaaacatgttgatgacttgTATGCTGACGAGGTAgctaggctatgttgttttggccgcactcTCAGCTctcacccgtttttttttttgtcttcagatgagaaaacgtgacatgtgatgtcactcccaaatttgaaatgctctttgtacaagactacaataatcttcattctacatacattatgaggcaataacaaaatagttacgcacagacactaacgaaactaactttaatcagattactggtttggaaaaatgagcgCGTTAGAttcctcgttactgaaagaaagtaatcagattacagtaacgcgtgtgacaacactggtcccaAGGGTGAGAATTGAACTCAAGGTATAGGTTTGCTGCTTTAaaccaattcttaaaaaaatatctatcattaatattatactatactactatacataatagtagtataataattattcattgccaatcagatttttcataaaggatgtcattttaaagctattcttagtgtagaatctgaattctggagtatatgggattaactccaggaatctttatttatatgacaaacatgaagtgcttttatttttgaaatgttcaccggaagtacgttcgctaaaccattaaccgtaagctttacactccgcaaaaaaatctttttgtcattgcttgtggtgtcagtaatcattttttccctttctttttctttgtttgcaaatgctgttaactagcggtttttcatgtttgaagtgtcaccttttaactgcaagtttacattttggagaagactgccaatgttttatagcaggctgaagtaggttgtctttttccccccaatagcctcaatgtagcaatgctatggTTTacggtgtttaatatagatgtgttttcttattttgtgtgtctgaactttaattctacggcgtgtggaTGATCAATAAACAtccgtgaaaggaactggagtctcatcaaCACGCTCGTGTACACAGACGCAAAAATGTATGCACGTAcgcagcgataaaacgcagccatgaaaattacggccctcatttttatttactgtgcgataaatggaatcattgcatatcgcgacaggtttAGCAACTTcagtaaaacatgtcgttagttagtaagatggacttacgatctgccatcttgtaattgtctcctgtcgtcttccaaaattacaactgggtgacggcgctttaggtgttcattcacggtcgACGTGTAGCCAAGCTTTGCATTAAAGagtcaggacacaacagtgtaccctcctttgcttcgttgaaataagtaatTGTTTTGGCCACTTTGGTGCGCTTTTTGGGGCTTTGCCCGCTTGCGTAccaaaatcggcaaaatattgacttgaatctatctttaaatgatgattaaaactttcacatgttgaatgtAGACCTTAACTAaatcaataacgggagcaatttcaacaactttaacggttgattcacattaaatgacttccaaacatagcaatagTTACTATCTAGTGatcgcaatatctgcaatacccctgtgtctacttaagtttagggtaaagaattgattGAGCTAGGGCcgtttgtcccaaaaaccctttgaactaaACACAGTGTgacccatgaaaaaaaacagttacattgccaagtaactaattactcttagattcaggtaactgagttactaactcaattactttttgagagaagtcatttaaaacaataatcaattacttttttaaaataaaattatcgACACTGGACAACGGCGCAAACGGTTAAAATTACGTCAAGTGTGATGTCGTACCTGATGGGCTCATCAAAGAACATGACAGGCGGATTGTTGACCAGCTCGAGACCAATCGAAAGTTTTTTCGACTGGCCACCTGAGAGATTGTTGGTGCGTGTTTTAGCACAGCTCATCAGGCCTAAAACTGTCAAGATTTTGTTCACCTGTGACACAGTAATTATGTTATCATCCCTCACAAGGTGACATGAAATCTCAAAACCTGTTGGCAGAACTTACTATCTCCTTTTTGACCTGCAATGATTCATTTAGTTTTAAGTGGGCtgccacctaaaaaaaaaaaaaatcggcttaGTGTGGAAATTAtttgatgttgttgtttttcatgTCAAATGTGCTCACCATCATAGCCTCCTCAGTTGAGAGGTGAGGCATTAAGACATCATTTTGCATGATACAGCATGATATCTTCTGGAATTCCACCAAGTCCCTCGAGTGACCGTTTACCAGGATTTGGCCTGTCATGCCAGTTTCCCTGTAATGCAGATTAATGTATTTTAACCTACTGGACTATTTTGGGCATTGTGCCCTATAGTGGATTTACCTATATCCAGCCAGGACATTTATCATTGTGGACTTGCCAGCTCCGGAAGGTCCCATGATAGCAGTGAGCTCTTTGCTGTTGAATTGTCCGGACAGATTgttgaggagtgttttgaaacctgatgggaataaataaataaactttctCCTTAAAGATCATCAGTTTTTTGGGGGAGCACTCTTCTAAAAACGGAGACTGCTGTACCTTTCTTCTTCCAGCAGAACCCCTGCTGGACGGTCAAAGAGAGGTTGTTGAACTCCAGGTTGACAGCCACCTGGCAAGGAAGCTCGCCGAACAAGTTTGCCGGTGGGCCCACTTCTTGGGGTTCGCTTTTGCTTACATCCATTTGGATACTGCAAGCGCGCTGATTTTGCTCCTGGAATTTTCTAGAGGCGGGAGACAGCCGTTATTCACTTCACAGTGAGACGTTTGATCCGGCTAAACCTTCATGCACTATCTGTGTCATAACCCTTTTGTTATTCCATTTGAAAAGACTCCATTTTCGCACCATTTGGTGACTTGATTTGTAAATGCAGAAATTGAGCAAATGTTAATGTgctaaaataatttattgctactttttccacatcaaatgtgaacaacgagtaaattccaacatcttaacaaagacagattgtctgacaatgTGTAATGgtatgcttttggcaacaattacttacaaagTAAATACTTCATTGCACAAAATGCCTTCAAAAGTAAGTCATTCTTAACAAAGAATACCATTACAGAGTGCATAAAGTATGTCAGTAACAACAGAACTTATTCGTAGAACAGAGTAAAagcacaaactttttttttttttaatttaaaaaaaaaaatctggattttcTACATAAAGTCATAATTACCATTATCGTCCAATAATTATCAGTCACCAATATTATGCTGCATCTTTAGTATTGATTAGTAGATGTATGTGTTAAACAGCTGAAGAATATTGATTctgtggtatgacaaagtatttgaagcttttgaaatttctcacatttctgcataaaatcaccatctcacctttgtcaaaatcacacagatgaaaatacagtgtcagctttaactaaaaccacccaaacatttataggttttcatattttaatgaggatagcatgcaaacaatgacagaaggaggaaaaaataagtaagtgaaccctctggctAAGCTCTGAcctcttaaagagcaattgaaaccaatttttaccaaacaatttgtcagttgtgtgcccaatcactgatgagtggtttaaagcagccctgcccactataaaacacacacctggtaataattgtcttgatgagaagcattgtctgatgtgcatcatggctcggtcaaaagagctgtctgaaaacttgtgatcaaggattgttgatttgtataaagctgggaaaggatacaaaaccatctccaaaaaagtctggatgttcatcaatcaacagtcagagaagttgtctacaaatggagagagtttggcactgttgcttctctcccatagagtggccgtccaccaaagatgacgccaagagttcagcgcagaatactcaaagagggaaaaaagaaccctggagtgtctgctaaagacttacagaaatcgctGGCACagtcaatatctctgtgcacacatcaactatatgttcaACTATGGGcatgttcatgggaggaagccactgctatctAAAAAAGTATTGTTACTCATTTAATGCTCGCaagaaggcacttggacactccacagaatttttggcaaaatattttgtggactgataaaactaaagttgaattgtttgggagtaacatacaTCGTCATGTGTgttggaaaaatggaacagctcaccaacatcaacacctcatccccactgtgaagcatggtggagggagcatcatgagttggggctgttttctatctcagggcctggactacttgcaatcattaatggaagaattaattcatcatatcaggatgttttgcaggaaaacctgaggccatctgtcagacagctgaagctataaagaggatggatgctgcaacaagacaattatccaaaactcagaagtaaatcaacttcagaatggtttcagaaggagaaaatacacattctggagtggccaagtcaaagtccagatttgaaccccattaagatgctgtggcatgacctaaggaCAACAATTCATGcgggacatcccaggaatctgactgaactacagcagttttgttgcaAAGAATGGGTCAAaaatagtcctgatcgatgtgccagactgatctgctggTACAGGAAGTgtatggttgaagttattgctgccaaagggagggccacaaaatgttaaatgtgatggttcactgacatatttttcccccttctgtcattgtttgcatactatcctcattaaaatatgaaactcTATATAAatatttgagtggttttagttatagcagacactgtttttttcatctgtgtgattttgataaagatcagatcacatttcttggtgattttatgcaaacatgtgagaaattccaaaagattcccatactttttcataccactgtataaatgtAGTTACATGACAGAATGTGAATACATGGTATTAAATAATGCAAGTATAAAGGTAATTATGT from Corythoichthys intestinalis isolate RoL2023-P3 chromosome 10, ASM3026506v1, whole genome shotgun sequence encodes the following:
- the LOC130923401 gene encoding ATP-binding cassette sub-family G member 4-like isoform X1, with translation MLRAVNLIRKFQEQNQRACSIQMDVSKSEPQEVGPPANLFGELPCQVAVNLEFNNLSLTVQQGFCWKKKGFKTLLNNLSGQFNSKELTAIMGPSGAGKSTMINVLAGYRETGMTGQILVNGHSRDLVEFQKISCCIMQNDVLMPHLSTEEAMMVAAHLKLNESLQVKKEIVNKILTVLGLMSCAKTRTNNLSGGQSKKLSIGLELVNNPPVMFFDEPISGLDSATSIQVISLLKCLANGGRTIICTIHQPSSFRFQMFDKLFILSQGQCIYRGTASHLIPHLTTLNLHCPNYHNPADFIIELATRTQGDMQAVLCQAAQSSPCCEKSVEDNQGSATDLESELTPVELPKFATSMFKQFSILFKRNLTVIHRDKMLTSRRLTSHMVMGLLIGLLYFDIGNNANFAMDNTAYLFFSLLFLVFAALMPTILTFPLEMSVIIREHLNSWYTLHAYYLAKTCADVPIQMTCPIMYCTIVYWMTSQPPEAVRLLFFVSFSTSVALVAQSLGLLIGAASPSLQVATFAGPITAIPIVLFSGFFISFQSIPFYLRWTSYTSYVRYGFEGVLLSIYGLDRKNLECKEKVCNFEEPKNILQMLDVAEGKIYIDFIILGVFFTILRVATYLVLRYRVRATR
- the LOC130923401 gene encoding ATP-binding cassette sub-family G member 4-like isoform X2, which gives rise to MDVSKSEPQEVGPPANLFGELPCQVAVNLEFNNLSLTVQQGFCWKKKGFKTLLNNLSGQFNSKELTAIMGPSGAGKSTMINVLAGYRETGMTGQILVNGHSRDLVEFQKISCCIMQNDVLMPHLSTEEAMMVAAHLKLNESLQVKKEIVNKILTVLGLMSCAKTRTNNLSGGQSKKLSIGLELVNNPPVMFFDEPISGLDSATSIQVISLLKCLANGGRTIICTIHQPSSFRFQMFDKLFILSQGQCIYRGTASHLIPHLTTLNLHCPNYHNPADFIIELATRTQGDMQAVLCQAAQSSPCCEKSVEDNQGSATDLESELTPVELPKFATSMFKQFSILFKRNLTVIHRDKMLTSRRLTSHMVMGLLIGLLYFDIGNNANFAMDNTAYLFFSLLFLVFAALMPTILTFPLEMSVIIREHLNSWYTLHAYYLAKTCADVPIQMTCPIMYCTIVYWMTSQPPEAVRLLFFVSFSTSVALVAQSLGLLIGAASPSLQVATFAGPITAIPIVLFSGFFISFQSIPFYLRWTSYTSYVRYGFEGVLLSIYGLDRKNLECKEKVCNFEEPKNILQMLDVAEGKIYIDFIILGVFFTILRVATYLVLRYRVRATR